In Aeromicrobium wangtongii, the DNA window GGGGCTCCTTGTGCATTGACGCTCGACCTGCGAGCACACACGAAAGTATCGTGGTTGGCAAACGATAGTTTGTCTAACTGGACAGATCAAGCATCCACGACGGACGGGCACCTAAAGAGAGATGCCACCGTCCACCATGAGCGTCTGCCCCTGCACCATCGCGGCCCCAGGAGACGAGACCATCTCCACCGCGGCGACCACGTCTGCCATGCCCAGGCCACGTCCGCTCGGATTGGCCTTCGCCGCGGCATCCAGCCGATCCTGCGCCCGCTCGCCGAACATCGTGCGGAATGCAGGGGTGTCGAGTGCACCTGCTGCGACGGTGTTCGCCCTCACGCCGTGCGGTGCCAGCTCCACTGCCAGGTACCGGATCAAGGCCTCGCCCAATGCCTTGGACGGCCCCAACGCGACATAGGACGGAACATAGCTCTTGGCTCCGCGACTACTGATGTACACCAAGCTACTGCCGGGCTTGAGCACCGGCAGCAGGCCCTGAGTCAGCGGCACCAACGACGTGGCGTTCACGGCGATTGCCTGAGCGAGGCGCGCCGGATCGATGTCCAGAGCGCTGCCTGTGACGGCGAGACCCGCACAATGCAC includes these proteins:
- a CDS encoding SDR family oxidoreductase — encoded protein: MTILVTGGSSGIGRAVAEHWGGRLGHDVVINYHANDSAAREAVESVEALGGRAHLVKADVGTQAGVDALVAAVRDATESLDLFVHCAGLAVTGSALDIDPARLAQAIAVNATSLVPLTQGLLPVLKPGSSLVYISSRGAKSYVPSYVALGPSKALGEALIRYLAVELAPHGVRANTVAAGALDTPAFRTMFGERAQDRLDAAAKANPSGRGLGMADVVAAVEMVSSPGAAMVQGQTLMVDGGISL